From the Oceanobacillus kimchii X50 genome, the window CCTACATTCCAAGGCCTAGAAGAAACCCTTGTGCCATCACGATAAGTCGTGCCTCCATTAAAACTTGATGAGTGTCCAGCCATAGAAAATACTGTTCCGCTTATTTTTCTAACTTTAAAAGTCGCAACATAATCTGAATCAAGTTCAAAATACTCTCTTGATATTCTTAGATACGGATTACTAGAACCACTACTTTTTGTCAGCCTATAAACATAATCACTAAGACTGCCTTGATTAGTACCCACTCTATTAACTGCTGCAATATTTCGCCCACCGATTTGAATATTACGAACCGTACTACTAATCTCATCATACCGTTGGCTTATTTCCGACATGTCATATTCGTAACTATTAGTAAATTCTTCAAATGTACCCTTTTCCACTTTTGAGCTTAGCGATCCGTTTATTTCATCAATGTCTTGTGTTATCCTAGCAAATCTATCCCCGTACTCATTAAATTTAATATCTAGTTGTTCTTTTACAGCACCTATTTCCCCATCCGTATACTGTCGTGCTTGTTGGTCTAGTAAGTTCTTTGCCTCCTGTGAAATCTGATCAAAGTTTACTCCACCTGCACCGATAATATCGCTAACGTGGTGCAATTCCCTCATTCGTTCTGCTAAGTCTGGACCCCATAATATATCTTCGCTGACTACCCTATGAGTACCAGCAGAAACTTGAACAGACCAATCACTCGGAGTTCCGTGATAATTTACTGCACGTACTCGGTAATACCACACCTCATTCGTACCTACTGTATGAGAAAAAGCACTTACTTGCCCCCTCCATAACAAATGTTGGGTATCCGGTATAAATCCATCAATACGACTTCCATATACCTCATAATGCTTGATAAATAATTCATCCGCATATGTCCAGTACAGTTGAATGACTTCCATGCCGGCATGGGTTTCAAGATTAATAGGTGTACTTGGTTTTCGATTAGGATAACTGTTTTCATCAATTTGTTGCTTAGGAGGATTCCGCTTAATCCCTTCCACTTCTTTTTCAAGGTCATCTAGACGGTTATCGTTAAAATCCAAGAACTGCCCCATCTCAACAACCATTGTGCTATCCGGGTCCAGTAGGTTATATTCCAAAGCAATGATACGAGTCTGTATTTCTATCGGTCTAGAAAACTTGCGGTCAATTGCTGTGGCAGTATCACCAAGACTTACCTCATCTTCAAACAATTCTACAGATAAACGATAATTAACCTCTACTTGGCTGGCTATTTCTTGTAAATGATGCCACGTTGCTTTTAATAGTTCTTCCGGGTCTTCGTGGTCTTGATTACTATAAATACCAAAACGATGTTTTGTTCCATCTTCTAAACCATACTTAGCAAGTGCATCTGGACTACCTACCCATCGTTGCCCTTTTGGTTTATCTACTGGATCGCCGTTTGACACTTTCCATTCCACATCTTCAAAACCGATATAGCGTGTATACCCGCCTGTATGCTCTCCCTCGTCATCTTCATATGGCAATGATGCACCTCGACCATATAAAGCTGTCTTTGGATAGGATAATACAGTACGACCTATTTCATTAATATTATGGTCAATCTCAAATCGTTGACCATGTTCTTTCCCTAGTCGTTGGATTATCTTAATCTTAAAAGCAGTGATTTCATTCGTTTCCTCATTAAATTCGATAACGTCTTTAAACTCACCACCCCAAATGGATAAAATATCCCATATAGCGTCCACACTGGTTATATAGTAAAAGTTAGTGGTAGCATTACCAAGTTCAACTTCTACACTCCCTTGCCAACGTGTACCATCTAGCGCAGCATCTAAAGCTATATCTGCGGTACGTTCAACAAAACGTCTATCAACTACGATATGATCATTTAACTCAGCTAGAAAAGCAGGCTCACATGTTGCAGTAGTTATTGGACCATCAATTGTGTCTGAATCATCCAACTCACGAATAACCATCATGCGCCAGTCACCTTCGCGGTCTTTAACAACAACTTTGTTTTCATCTTTAACATGCTTCGCTAATGCATGATCAGCTTCAATGGTAAAAGAAAAAGGCGTTGTCGGTACACTATTTTTCTCCTCTCGAAAATGTGTACTAACAAGCCCTGTATCTTCGGACAATATGGTTAATGGTTGTTCGTATTGACTAAAAATATATAACTCTGACATTGATCTCCTCCTTACTGTTAAGTATCACTTTACAGTTGGTGCCTAAATTGGATTGTATTGACCGTATTTAACAGTTCGAATCTATTTTCAAATGTATCTTTCTTTAAATCAATGGGTTCCCGTGCTAGACAAATCATCTGTGAATTCATTGAAATTGTACTGTCGTATCTAATATTAAACTTCTCCGCCAAATCTTGTTGTCTTTCAAGAGCTAATTTAACGTAGCTTGTTTGATACCGGGGGTTTACTTCCTGTAATATACTTTGTATATAATAAAACATTTCTTTAATATACTCTTTTGTTTCTGAATATGTTGGGATATATCCTTTGTGTATTACTTTATTCCTAAATGCAACACAGTTTTGTTTCATTATAGTGGGAGCCTTTTTGAATTCATTTAAATACATCACATGAAATGCTCCCAACTGTCGTTCAGATGAATTCTTTAATTGTTTCCACGCTGTTTCTACTTCCGAAGATTCAGTACCATTATGTTCTAAAAATACTTTAATGCAAAACTCATGAAAACGTTCAACACTAGCAGCAATACTGGCAACTGCTTGAATAGTGTAACCATTTAATAGAGCAAGGCTACCAATATCAAACAAGACTTCAAACTTCTCATCTTGAATTATGATTGTCGATTGATGATTCCTGCTACATATTAACTTATACACACCCTCGTCATTAAAATCAGTACTAATAAATTCAAAGTTTTTAAATCTTGCTTCTCTCATACAAACATTACAAAAAGTGGTCATTTTCATATAAGTTCTCCTTTCTTCTACATTAATATTAACAGAAAAAGAAGAATACTTTACTTTATTTTAAATAGAAATACATTGATAAGATATTAATAGTATCGCTCATCATAAAAAAATTTACAATCGTGACTTGCACTAACCTCCATTATTCCTGGTTCCAACATTTCATAATTAGTTTTCAACCTAACCGCATGTCGTAAATCCTCACCATTAAGCCATACTTTACGACCTTCGTACATAATCGTCAGCCTGTCACCTTCAATAAAGTTATATCCTAGTAAGAGATACAATCCTTTATTTGTCTGTAGTTCAAATGTATCCGTAGCTTCACTAAACACTACTTCTACAGTCCAAGGTGTTTCGTCTTGTCCAGTAATTGTGTGACTTGTTGGTGTGGCGGTTACTGGGATTGTTTTTTGTTCACCTGTTGTATAAAAGCAAAGAAACTGAATAGTTCCCTGTCTGGTGTAAACAAAGCGACTCAAATCATCAATGCTATTTTGTACCACACACCAATAGGTGCGTCCTGGTTCATCATCAAGTTGTAATGGTGCAATTTCTTTTGTTACTAACCATTCAGCTAGTTCATCTTTTATTTGTAGAGCATCGACATCATCTTTAACAAGGTATCCTATAGGCTGACTTATATAAAGTAATTCTTTTTTAGAATCTTTTAATCTATGCCCTTTTGGAGTAGATACTATATTTCGAGATATTGGATGGAATGGAGCTTTTGTACGACCTTCTAATAATATAATATTAGGATCCCGTTTATTGTTAAATGTCATAGCTTTCATTATGAAGGTCGCCTCCTTGCTCTGTTATTACTACGATTTTGATTCCCAGTGACATAAGGTTCAACTATTTTACCTACTACTTGTCCATCCATAGTTACAACTTGCCCGTTTCTGATTCCATTCGCAATTTCTTTAAGCAGTGAAATAACAACACCACTGCTTGCTATTCCGCTATTGGCTTCTTTTAATACTCGATTTGCTTCTCCTGGTGGTCTTGCGCCAGTAGCATAACCAGGTATTTGAGTGTTATTTAAAGCATTTAATATTTTCTTAGATTCATCATGTGGAAATACCTGATACCCTTGCGGACGATCATAGAGTCCAAAGTTTAACATTTCCCATTGATTACCTTTGCGTCCTAGTTCCCAACCTTCTTCACCAGCAATAAATGCACCACCGGGGTGGTTATTTGTTCCTTTTGCATAACCTCTCATACCTCTTAGTGCAGCACCTGTTAATCCACCTGTAGTTGCAACTTGAGCGTTTAAATTAATTCTTTTGCTTATTGGTTGTGACCATTTACTGTTGAAGGACGATAAGCTAGGATTAGCATTAACGTTTACTTTTTTGTCATAAATTGTTTCTCCGGCAAGAGTGTTTATATCTTCCAGTTGCCCTTTGGCATCCAACAATCGTTCTTTTTGATCTGATAGCTTTCTGTTTTGTTTTTCATATTCTTCTGTGGTGATTTCACCAGATTTGTGTTTTTTATCTAATTCCTTTTTAGCATCTTTGATTTTTTCTATTTCTTCATAAACTTTTTCAAGACCTTTTCCTTTTTCTGCTGTAATACCAGCTTGGGCAATAATCAATTGTTCATAATCACCCTGAAGCTTTTCTATTTCTGCAAGTTCTTCTTCTGTAACAGCTAAATCTTCTTTTTTATTGGTTAATTTATCAGTTAACTTGTCGTAAATTTTACCTTGTCTTTCTATTTCGTGGTCAAGCGACTCAATTATTCCGTCTTGTTCTATTTTTTCTCTTTCTAATATATCTAATTTGGATCGAGCTCTCAGAAGCTCCTCTCCTTCTAGCCCTTCCATTTCATTCTTTAAATCCGCTATACTTTGATTAATATCCACTTGTTTTTTTTCTTCTTCGGCCATTTCACTTGATAAGTCGATTCTAGCTTGATATGCATCGTTTCTCTCTTTTTCCATATCGTTTATTTCAGTTTGTAAATCTTTTTGATCTTTAATCAATTGCGTTTCGTTTTCTAAAGCTTTTTCAAGTTCCCTGTTAGCATTCATTATAAGCTCTTCGCGTTTTTCAGCATTTAACTCTTTTAGCGTTTCCAAATTATCAATGTACGCATTCCCTTGATCTGATATCGCTCCAGTAACTTCTGGAGTTTTCTTAACAATATCGTCATTTAAATCTAAAAAAGTCTCCATCTCAGCATTAGTAAAACCCGATTTTTCTAGTAAGTCAGCCTGCTCATCTTTTAATTTCGCAATAGCTTCTTCACTTTTAGCATTAGCAAGTTCATCCATGATGTCCATATAACGTAGCATTTCATCTGTTGTTAACTTGTTTTTATCATGTAATTTGTTAAATTGAGACTCCAAATCATTTATTGCTTCTATTTCAGCATCTACGCTTTCTATTAGATCGTAATTCACATCATGTAATTCTTGTCCACTATCCCTAGTTGCTAGAAATACTGCTCCTAGTGCTCCTACACCAGCAATCGCCCATCCTACAGGACCACTTACGCCAAGCAATCCAATACGTCCTGCTAAACCTACTCCTCCAGCTTTCCCTATCATCTTGGATAAACTTCCACCAACTCGCAACAATCCTCCAACAGCAGTAGTTAAGTTACCTAAGACAATTGCAGCTGGACCAACAGCCGCTGCTAAACCAGCCATGGTTACAATGTTCTTTTTAGTATCATCCTCTAATTCACTGAACCATTCAACTAAATCTTGTGCTTTTTCAACACCAGCAGTAAACATAGGAAGTAAATGTTCTGCAAATTGAATAGACAATTCTTCGAAAGCTGATTTAAGACGAGTTACATTACCCTGTGCGTTATCCTGCATGGTAGTTGCCATATCGTTTAATGCACCATCTGCATCAGATACACTACCTTTTAATTCCCCGTATTCTTCATCCAAACCAGCAAGCATTCCTTGAAATGATTTAAGATGCTCTTTACCAGCTAACATGGAAATATACTGTGCTTTTTGTTCGTCCGTCATATCCTTTGTACTATCTTTTACTAGTCTTAGAGTATCTTCTAAACCAATGAAATTCCCATCGGAATCAAATGCGCTAATTCCTAGTTCTTCCATAGCTACGCCTGCTTGACCTGCACCGGATGTAAGGTTTACCATTACTGCGTTAAGCGCACGACCTGCTTCACTACCTTTTAAACCACGATTGGCAAGTAACCCTAGTATTGCTGTAGATTCTTCAAGAGGTACATTAAACGCTGCTAAGTTACCACCTGCAACCACATACGCTTCCATTAAAGCATCAATGTTGGTATTAGATCGTCTAGATGCTTCTGCAACATTATCAAGGTATGCGGGTAAGTCCTTTACTTCAATCTGCATCGCTGACATGGAATCTGTTACTAAATCAGATGCACGACCTAAATCCATTGCCCCTGCTTCGGATAAACGAAGAATAGGTTCTAATCCGCCTAGCATTTCCTCAGTTTCCCAACCAGCTAATGCCATGTAATACAATCCGTCCGCTGCTTCACTAGCTGATTTACTTGTCTGTGAACCCATTTCTCTTGCTGCACCTTCAAGTTTTGCTAAATCATCTCCTGTAGCACCAGAAACAGCTTGTACATTAGACATAGATTGTTCGAAGTCCATACCAGTTTTAAGCATTAAAGCACCAGCACCCACAATAGGGGCAGTGACTTTCATGGACCAGTTTTTCCCGAAGTCACTCATACCTCGACCGATATCTTGCATTTTTTGACCAGTGTTATCCATTTGTTCAGATAAACGATTCCAAGGATTTTCTTGACGTTCAATTTCTGCATTAAGATTTTTTAACTGTTCTTCAGTACGATTCATTTCAGCTACAGCCTTGTTATAGGCTTCAGTTGCTTTTTGAGTTTCTTTTGAATTTTCGCCTGTAGCTCTTTTGCTTTCCTCATATCTCCGTTGCAATTCTTGGACTTTGCCTCTTTGTAAATCTAATGTACGAGTCAAAACGTCAGACTTATCTCGCATTTCATTTAATCCACGTGCAAATCCTGTTCCGGAAGAGGTAACGGCTTTTTGTTCTTGTTTCAATGATTTTAACTGACGGTTAACTCCAGCCATACCCTGCTGAAACTGTGCAGAGTCTAAGCTAATCGTTGTACGTAATGATCCTACATTTACCATTCGTTACCTCCTCCTAGACCAGATTAAGTTCATCAATGTACACCTGTTGTTCTGAATCTTCGTTATGCAAATCAAAATAAAAATGGATGTCCATCTCATCTATCCCATTGAGAGTCCATCCATTTTTTATTAGTTTTTTGTATAGTTGTTTCATAGATTTTAAATCTTCTTTAGCCTTTTTCTTTCGGGAAGCCTTTAACTCTTTTATTTGTTCTGGAGTTAAGACTTCCCCTCCTCGTTTCCCTCTTCTTTTACTTCTTTCGGGTCCTTACCTGTACGAACGTAAAAGAATACGTCTCCGATAACACTTACCAATTCATGTGAAGGAACACCATCGTAGAATTCATCTATCGTAAATTGGTTACCAAATACATCACAAACAAACCCTACTAGTTCGTCTGTGTTCTCTAAGGTCATTTCGGTATAGTCTATGGTTTGTTCGTATTCTAGTAACTTACGATGATGTCTAGCAGAAACAAAAGGAATTTTATAAATTGATTCTTTTCTTTTATTTTCTCCATCCACTTTTTGTGGTTTATACAGTGTAATTTTCATAGCTACCTCCTACACTTCTGGAACTGTTTCTTCATACACAGATTTAAACCAGTTGTCGATAATATCAGCACTCACACTTTCACCATCTTCATCTACTTGCGCTCCAATTTGATCATCTGAAGTACGACGTAAGAATCGACCGTTGATAGTAGGTGTTTGGAAAGCTGGTGTTTCTTGTTTTGTTTCATAGTTATTTTCTGGCGGTGTAAATTTACCTTTGTATAGAACAGTGTAGCGATATGCACCATTTGCTTTTTCAGCACGGAACATTAGTGCAAGGTATGGCGGACGATCGTTTTCACTATCAATTAAAACCCCATCATCATTAACTGTTTTACCTAATACATCAGCTTGTACAGATGGTTGTAAATCATCGGTGTTAACTACAACTGTAGTTACCCCTCTAGATTCAGCAGTTTCAGCCACACCATCATCCGCTCGTAATTCAGCAGTATTATAGGCAGGCTGTACGTTCGCTGTAATTGCTCTTCCTAAACGTTTAGGAGTTTCATATACTGTACCGTCTGCATCATCACTTGTAATTTTTGCGTAATAAATATCTCTTAATCCAACTGTTGGCATTATTTTTCCTCCTTTATAATGTAAAACCGTAATACGTAATGAAATAAATTTGTATCCTCTTCAAATAATTCATTTTCGAAATTCTTTTTAAAACCCGCTTGTTTCATACGTTGTTTTATTTGTTTCGCTTTGCTGTTAGGGTCCCATGGTGTAAATAAATCAACTTGTACATAAACTGTGCTGTAAATTTCTTCATCGTCGCTTTGAAAATCAACTTGAGGCAAATAAAAAAAGCGAATATATTCTTTTTCGCTTCCTGTGTAATTCTGATATTCAACTGGTATTCCTATTGGTCCTAATGTGTCCATTATTAATTGGTTCATAGGAATGACCTCAATGAATCTCTTATACTATTTGCCATAGCTTGTTCGATTCTAATTCGATTCTGGTTAAATGCAGGCCCCATAAAAGGTTGTGCAGACATTTTCGAAGTACCAACTTCTAACATGTAACCGTAATAAGCCTTACCTTGGTTATCTACATAAACTTCTATCTGATCATTCTCCACATCTGATAATTCAATATGCCCTTTCAAATTACCAGTACGGACACGAACGATATCTTTAGCAGACTTTTGCATTACCTTTCCGCCTGCTTCAAGTGCATCTTTTTTAGATTTTTCGGTGTCTCTTTCCATACCATCCAGTTCACGCATGAGTTCGTCTAATCCTTGAAATTGCATATCCATTTAAGACACCGCCTTTAATACAACAAGCATTTCCTTTTTCAATCCGTCCACATCTTCAATAGATTCAATGGAGTGTTCCTTTCCCCTCCACAGTGCAGACAATTCTTCTGGTCTTTCGTCATCAGTAAGTTTAGATTGATAACGAATAGTAAACTCTCTATTATGTTCCATTTGCACTTGTGCAGCAGCATATCGAGTAGAACCTTTTAGTGTTTTTAAAGATGCCCATGCTTTGGTGTAAGTGTCATGACCAGGTACAGGATATCCACCCTCTTTAGGTTTTGGAGTTATGAAAGTTAATCTTTGCTTTTGGTAACCAGCATTCATTTTACTTCTTACCTTTTGATTCGTCTTTCACTTCCAAATAACCAGCATCTGCAATTTCTTTAATTCTTTGTTTCGAACCTTCATAATACACACCTGGTTTATAGAGTTTTTTTGTTTCTTTATCTTTAAACTTTTTAATTACTTTTGCTTTCATGAAATTATTCCTCCCTTTCTGGTAATTCTCTTGCTTTTAGTTGCAAAATCATTCGTTCTAAACTGTAATTCAGATTAGAGGTGATAGTTCCAACAACTTGTGGTCTACGTTCTTCGTACAGATTGGCCACCATTAATTTGATGGCCATTCCATACCTTTTTGTGGTTTGATCTTTTATGCCGGAATCCTCTAAATCCTCTACAGCAATGTCAATTAAATCATTTAGGAAGGTTTCCTCTTCGGGTTCTTCCTCTAGAATATCCTCAATGCGTAAATACCTAGCTACCTCTTGCACATCTGGTACTGGCATAATAAAACCTCCTTATTCTTCTGGAGGATCTGGATTTTCTGTAGCTTCCGTAGTCACAGATAATACTTCACTTAATGGAGATTCTAATCCATTTACTCCGATAGCTTTAACTTGATAATCATAAGTGGTTTCAGCATCTAGTCCACTTTCTGCTAATGAAGTTCCTTTTCTAACCCCAATAGAATTACCATTTCTATAAATCTCATATTCTTTGATGCCCTCACTGTAACTTACTGCATCCCAAGATAAAGTAAGCCCTGTACCCGTTATATTCGATGCAGCTAAGCCGGAGGGCGCATTAGGGAGTAGCCACTTTCGCGATACGGAATGCAGAGGCAAGCTTGATTTGATGATCAAACCATGCTGTTACAACAAACTGTTCAATCCCCGTTTTAACATCTTTATCACGCTCGTACTGTGTAGTCGCAATGTCATAGTTGTAATGAGAATATGAGAAGTCTCCTACAATTGGATCAACTGCAGCATCCACAAACACAACCGGCTTACCAAGTACTTGTTCTGGTTGAGCGCCATAAAGCGTTGCATTTCCGTTAGCTAATGTTTTAATGATTTTAGTGTAATCAGTTTTTCTCATTACGATCGTTGCGTTATCACGATAGTCTTCATGCAAATCATCTATAGCATTAGTAATAGCTTCAAACATCTCTGCACCTGATACCTCTTTAATTCCAACTTCTTCAGAATAAAACGACATGTGACCTTCACCAGTCTTTGGAGAGGTAGCGAAAGCTACTTTCTTTTCTTTAGCGGCAACACCTGACTCTAAAGCTCTATCAACTGTAGAAACTATATTTGCATTTGTTCCAAGTAACACCGTTTCAGAGATACCTGAGAATACTTTAAACTTATTACGTCCGAATGAAACCGTATCACCCTTCGCTTTTAATTCTTTTGCAGTTTCTTTGTCCGCAATGAAATCATCGTCATCTAACGTAAAGCTAATTTTAGGAATTTCGAGATTAGTAATTTGCGTGAATGTTGATAAACCACGTAATTGATTCTTTACAGTTGGTTCAGTAATAATGTCATTAGAAACTGTTTTTGGTAGGAATTTACCTCCCCCGGTAGAAGCATCATCCCCTAACGCCTGTCTTACATCTTTAGGGACTGGTTCATTTTTCATAACTGCCTTAATGAAGTCAGCTTTTGCTTTCATTTTCTTCTCTGATGGATCAGCAATGTTTTGAATTTCATCTTTCTGATTAAACTTTGTTTTTTGTTCTTGCTCTAGTTGATCATGTTGTTCTTTAATTACATCAAAGCGCATTTTCAGATCGTCACGAGAGCTCTGTAGATTCTTGATATCCTCAGTTGACTTATCAGTATCAATAGCTGCAGAAGCTAACTCATTTTCAACCTTTTGCAATTGTTGCCCTACTGTAGATAAATTCTGTTTCAATTCGTATAATGTTTTCATAATTTAAATTCCTCCTAAAATATCATTTATTAGATTTGCATTATTCCTTGCCCTTTCGGCAATTAATTGTCTTTCTTTCATTTCTTCGCCTGTAATGTCAGTAATATCGTTATCTGTTAATTGCTTAGGTACGTTTTTATACTTAGCAAATAAATCTTGGCTAATTGAAGCAGCCATTTTGT encodes:
- a CDS encoding phage tail spike protein, producing MSELYIFSQYEQPLTILSEDTGLVSTHFREEKNSVPTTPFSFTIEADHALAKHVKDENKVVVKDREGDWRMMVIRELDDSDTIDGPITTATCEPAFLAELNDHIVVDRRFVERTADIALDAALDGTRWQGSVEVELGNATTNFYYITSVDAIWDILSIWGGEFKDVIEFNEETNEITAFKIKIIQRLGKEHGQRFEIDHNINEIGRTVLSYPKTALYGRGASLPYEDDEGEHTGGYTRYIGFEDVEWKVSNGDPVDKPKGQRWVGSPDALAKYGLEDGTKHRFGIYSNQDHEDPEELLKATWHHLQEIASQVEVNYRLSVELFEDEVSLGDTATAIDRKFSRPIEIQTRIIALEYNLLDPDSTMVVEMGQFLDFNDNRLDDLEKEVEGIKRNPPKQQIDENSYPNRKPSTPINLETHAGMEVIQLYWTYADELFIKHYEVYGSRIDGFIPDTQHLLWRGQVSAFSHTVGTNEVWYYRVRAVNYHGTPSDWSVQVSAGTHRVVSEDILWGPDLAERMRELHHVSDIIGAGGVNFDQISQEAKNLLDQQARQYTDGEIGAVKEQLDIKFNEYGDRFARITQDIDEINGSLSSKVEKGTFEEFTNSYEYDMSEISQRYDEISSTVRNIQIGGRNIAAVNRVGTNQGSLSDYVYRLTKSSGSSNPYLRISREYFELDSDYVATFKVRKISGTVFSMAGHSSSFNGGTTYRDGTRVSSRPWNVGDQNYPNDTEIHQYEVHFRTPESFPTDSAPYWYIQPNRSDYGEDYVLEIWDFQIEKGNKATDWQPAYEDTDQRMTYAESRITQLAEEIDLKVDVDGIVSQINLNREGVRIKGNLIHLDGTTLINNGVIQNAHIANGTIERAKLVRAIIGEAQIEDLAVTDAKIASLNADKINASSLSAISANLGTVRAGRLLSSNNNLDANLNTGNITLRNANLTIANGAQINFEDAGNTLTYRKYDSNDGFSRSAGVGVGDRIGGRYPFAYLGTTGASNLDSLSPYFSGFIANSTAATGADNATNSVNGFIFQMRNRAVGWDKGITFDFNGNPNITMIGGQSNDYSIGALYQIRGKQAFNVINDYNSRSGWYLETTYAGNGTDITFRGMYGADYNYQIGGNSNTHAIRNIYLRNTPQYPSDRRLKEDIRSNELGLDFINDVETNTYRLIQKRSEKKRNEIQFGIIAQQLKSTFEKHGVETEDYSIIGIDDDGMYGVQESQLLFPTIKSVQELSAKLDDEINWQRVEYTDLKNKVVKLEKRIEELEAKIA
- a CDS encoding distal tail protein Dit — encoded protein: MKAMTFNNKRDPNIILLEGRTKAPFHPISRNIVSTPKGHRLKDSKKELLYISQPIGYLVKDDVDALQIKDELAEWLVTKEIAPLQLDDEPGRTYWCVVQNSIDDLSRFVYTRQGTIQFLCFYTTGEQKTIPVTATPTSHTITGQDETPWTVEVVFSEATDTFELQTNKGLYLLLGYNFIEGDRLTIMYEGRKVWLNGEDLRHAVRLKTNYEMLEPGIMEVSASHDCKFFYDERYY
- a CDS encoding phage tail tape measure protein, with protein sequence MVNVGSLRTTISLDSAQFQQGMAGVNRQLKSLKQEQKAVTSSGTGFARGLNEMRDKSDVLTRTLDLQRGKVQELQRRYEESKRATGENSKETQKATEAYNKAVAEMNRTEEQLKNLNAEIERQENPWNRLSEQMDNTGQKMQDIGRGMSDFGKNWSMKVTAPIVGAGALMLKTGMDFEQSMSNVQAVSGATGDDLAKLEGAAREMGSQTSKSASEAADGLYYMALAGWETEEMLGGLEPILRLSEAGAMDLGRASDLVTDSMSAMQIEVKDLPAYLDNVAEASRRSNTNIDALMEAYVVAGGNLAAFNVPLEESTAILGLLANRGLKGSEAGRALNAVMVNLTSGAGQAGVAMEELGISAFDSDGNFIGLEDTLRLVKDSTKDMTDEQKAQYISMLAGKEHLKSFQGMLAGLDEEYGELKGSVSDADGALNDMATTMQDNAQGNVTRLKSAFEELSIQFAEHLLPMFTAGVEKAQDLVEWFSELEDDTKKNIVTMAGLAAAVGPAAIVLGNLTTAVGGLLRVGGSLSKMIGKAGGVGLAGRIGLLGVSGPVGWAIAGVGALGAVFLATRDSGQELHDVNYDLIESVDAEIEAINDLESQFNKLHDKNKLTTDEMLRYMDIMDELANAKSEEAIAKLKDEQADLLEKSGFTNAEMETFLDLNDDIVKKTPEVTGAISDQGNAYIDNLETLKELNAEKREELIMNANRELEKALENETQLIKDQKDLQTEINDMEKERNDAYQARIDLSSEMAEEEKKQVDINQSIADLKNEMEGLEGEELLRARSKLDILEREKIEQDGIIESLDHEIERQGKIYDKLTDKLTNKKEDLAVTEEELAEIEKLQGDYEQLIIAQAGITAEKGKGLEKVYEEIEKIKDAKKELDKKHKSGEITTEEYEKQNRKLSDQKERLLDAKGQLEDINTLAGETIYDKKVNVNANPSLSSFNSKWSQPISKRINLNAQVATTGGLTGAALRGMRGYAKGTNNHPGGAFIAGEEGWELGRKGNQWEMLNFGLYDRPQGYQVFPHDESKKILNALNNTQIPGYATGARPPGEANRVLKEANSGIASSGVVISLLKEIANGIRNGQVVTMDGQVVGKIVEPYVTGNQNRSNNRARRRPS
- the gpG gene encoding phage tail assembly chaperone G, whose product is MKITLYKPQKVDGENKRKESIYKIPFVSARHHRKLLEYEQTIDYTEMTLENTDELVGFVCDVFGNQFTIDEFYDGVPSHELVSVIGDVFFYVRTGKDPKEVKEEGNEEGKS
- a CDS encoding major tail protein; amino-acid sequence: MPTVGLRDIYYAKITSDDADGTVYETPKRLGRAITANVQPAYNTAELRADDGVAETAESRGVTTVVVNTDDLQPSVQADVLGKTVNDDGVLIDSENDRPPYLALMFRAEKANGAYRYTVLYKGKFTPPENNYETKQETPAFQTPTINGRFLRRTSDDQIGAQVDEDGESVSADIIDNWFKSVYEETVPEV
- a CDS encoding HK97-gp10 family putative phage morphogenesis protein, with the protein product MDMQFQGLDELMRELDGMERDTEKSKKDALEAGGKVMQKSAKDIVRVRTGNLKGHIELSDVENDQIEVYVDNQGKAYYGYMLEVGTSKMSAQPFMGPAFNQNRIRIEQAMANSIRDSLRSFL
- a CDS encoding phage head closure protein, with product MNAGYQKQRLTFITPKPKEGGYPVPGHDTYTKAWASLKTLKGSTRYAAAQVQMEHNREFTIRYQSKLTDDERPEELSALWRGKEHSIESIEDVDGLKKEMLVVLKAVS
- a CDS encoding head-tail connector protein — translated: MPVPDVQEVARYLRIEDILEEEPEEETFLNDLIDIAVEDLEDSGIKDQTTKRYGMAIKLMVANLYEERRPQVVGTITSNLNYSLERMILQLKARELPEREE
- a CDS encoding fibronectin type III domain-containing protein; this translates as MIIKSSLPLHSVSRKWLLPNAPSGLAASNITGTGLTLSWDAVSYSEGIKEYEIYRNGNSIGVRKGTSLAESGLDAETTYDYQVKAIGVNGLESPLSEVLSVTTEATENPDPPEE
- a CDS encoding phage major capsid protein, which gives rise to MKTLYELKQNLSTVGQQLQKVENELASAAIDTDKSTEDIKNLQSSRDDLKMRFDVIKEQHDQLEQEQKTKFNQKDEIQNIADPSEKKMKAKADFIKAVMKNEPVPKDVRQALGDDASTGGGKFLPKTVSNDIITEPTVKNQLRGLSTFTQITNLEIPKISFTLDDDDFIADKETAKELKAKGDTVSFGRNKFKVFSGISETVLLGTNANIVSTVDRALESGVAAKEKKVAFATSPKTGEGHMSFYSEEVGIKEVSGAEMFEAITNAIDDLHEDYRDNATIVMRKTDYTKIIKTLANGNATLYGAQPEQVLGKPVVFVDAAVDPIVGDFSYSHYNYDIATTQYERDKDVKTGIEQFVVTAWFDHQIKLASAFRIAKVATP